A single genomic interval of Chitinophaga sp. 180180018-3 harbors:
- a CDS encoding N-acetyltransferase has product MKDFKIIDNKEARQFEAHIAGQMAKVIYERNGTRIFLTGAEVPPVLEKQGVLPVMLGKVMEEISAQNIRLVPSSKKVADYVRSNPKWKTLLAHGLHI; this is encoded by the coding sequence ATGAAGGATTTTAAAATCATCGACAACAAAGAAGCCAGGCAGTTTGAAGCACATATTGCCGGACAGATGGCTAAAGTAATTTATGAGAGAAACGGAACCCGCATTTTCCTGACTGGGGCAGAAGTGCCACCGGTGCTGGAAAAACAGGGCGTATTACCTGTGATGTTGGGTAAAGTGATGGAGGAAATTTCCGCACAGAATATCCGTTTGGTGCCATCCAGCAAGAAGGTGGCGGATTATGTTCGCAGCAATCCCAAGTGGAAAACCTTGCTGGCACATGGTTTACATATCTAG
- a CDS encoding SMP-30/gluconolactonase/LRE family protein, translating into MQFYRPELLSGLECELGEGALWWKERNSWCWVDILGHTIYMRDLNGHQQQFDAGSYVSTLVPVEGGRALVAGLQDGIAFFTPEEGMGPRIAMLNQRADVRCNDGKCDPAGRLWIGTMQMPAEEGTGTLYCITGEEAPVAKLPGVTISNGLVWLGNKMYYNDTHTGTVQEFSYDAATGNISFTRVAIRIPPELGCPDGMAADVNGMLWIAHWGGFGVYCWDPVSGQLQAMIDMPAGHVSSCAFGGPDMDELLITTAREHMSETDLQLYPASGSVFHVKLPVKGLPVNYFKY; encoded by the coding sequence ATGCAATTTTACCGACCGGAATTATTAAGCGGACTGGAATGCGAGCTGGGAGAGGGCGCTCTGTGGTGGAAGGAGCGCAACAGCTGGTGCTGGGTGGATATATTGGGCCACACTATTTATATGCGCGATCTGAATGGGCACCAGCAACAGTTTGATGCAGGATCTTATGTGTCTACGCTGGTACCGGTTGAGGGGGGCAGGGCACTGGTGGCAGGTTTGCAGGACGGGATAGCTTTTTTTACACCCGAAGAAGGCATGGGGCCACGTATCGCTATGCTGAACCAGCGTGCGGATGTACGTTGTAATGATGGCAAATGTGATCCCGCCGGCAGGTTGTGGATAGGCACTATGCAGATGCCTGCCGAAGAAGGAACCGGCACTTTATACTGTATAACGGGGGAAGAGGCGCCAGTGGCCAAATTGCCGGGAGTAACCATTTCAAATGGGCTCGTTTGGCTTGGCAACAAAATGTACTATAATGACACGCATACGGGTACTGTGCAGGAGTTTAGTTATGATGCTGCCACGGGGAATATCTCCTTTACCCGGGTGGCCATACGGATACCGCCCGAACTGGGCTGTCCGGATGGTATGGCTGCTGATGTGAATGGTATGTTGTGGATCGCCCATTGGGGAGGTTTCGGGGTTTATTGCTGGGATCCGGTCAGTGGTCAGTTGCAGGCGATGATAGATATGCCGGCAGGGCACGTATCTTCCTGTGCTTTCGGAGGGCCCGATATGGATGAGCTGCTGATTACCACAGCAAGGGAGCACATGAGTGAAACTGACCTGCAGTTGTATCCTGCGAGTGGCAGTGTGTTTCACGTTAAATTGCCTGTTAAAGGGCTGCCAGTCAATTATTTTAAGTATTAA
- a CDS encoding glycosyltransferase family 2 protein, producing MPVLPSVAVVILNWNGRSFLEKFLPSVCRSTYANMQVVLADNASTDDSVAFVQQHYPRIRIIQNARNDGFAGGYNDALQQVEADIYVLLNQDVEVEPGWIEPVVALMEQDPAIAACQPKMRAYKQPEEFEYAGAAGGWMDILGYTFCRGRILYTLEKDLGQYDDVQDVFWATGAALFIRSHCFHEVGGFDRDFFAHMEEVDLCWRLQRAGYRICYCPESKVFHVGGGSLPQGNPRKLYLNFRNNLMMLWKNLDSDDRWIVLVQRFFLDILAGVKSLVAGKPKDMAAIYRAYKDYYRWRRNYVKKDNLPEMKLMKMRGVFHGIMIWRYYFLRHKKFSELI from the coding sequence TTGCCGGTATTGCCATCAGTAGCAGTTGTTATTTTAAATTGGAATGGAAGATCTTTCCTGGAGAAGTTCCTTCCCTCGGTTTGCCGTTCTACTTATGCGAATATGCAGGTGGTGCTGGCAGACAATGCGTCTACAGACGACAGTGTGGCTTTTGTGCAGCAGCATTATCCCCGGATCAGGATCATACAGAATGCGCGGAACGATGGATTTGCTGGCGGTTATAACGATGCACTGCAACAGGTGGAGGCCGATATTTATGTACTCCTGAATCAGGATGTGGAAGTGGAGCCAGGCTGGATTGAGCCGGTAGTGGCGCTGATGGAGCAGGATCCAGCCATTGCTGCATGTCAGCCTAAAATGAGGGCCTACAAGCAGCCGGAAGAATTTGAATATGCAGGCGCTGCAGGCGGCTGGATGGATATCCTCGGATATACCTTCTGCCGTGGCCGTATCCTGTATACGCTCGAGAAAGATCTGGGGCAGTACGACGATGTACAGGATGTGTTCTGGGCCACAGGTGCTGCTTTATTCATCCGTTCGCATTGCTTTCACGAGGTAGGAGGATTTGACCGTGATTTTTTTGCACATATGGAAGAAGTAGACCTTTGCTGGCGTTTACAGCGGGCAGGCTACCGTATCTGTTACTGCCCTGAATCAAAGGTTTTTCATGTGGGAGGCGGCAGCCTGCCCCAGGGAAATCCACGGAAACTATACCTGAATTTCAGGAACAACCTGATGATGTTATGGAAGAACCTGGACAGCGACGACCGCTGGATCGTACTGGTGCAACGTTTCTTCCTGGATATACTGGCAGGCGTAAAAAGCCTGGTGGCAGGGAAACCTAAGGATATGGCGGCCATCTACCGCGCGTATAAAGACTACTATCGCTGGAGGAGGAATTATGTGAAGAAAGATAACCTCCCGGAGATGAAACTGATGAAAATGAGAGGGGTGTTCCATGGCATTATGATCTGGAGATATTATTTTTTAAGACATAAAAAATTCTCAGAGCTGATCTGA
- a CDS encoding RNA polymerase sigma-70 factor produces the protein MEFINPGNTAVPELENSLTFEQVFKTQFKGLHAYACTLLKDEIMAEEMVQNVFCKLWEKSGDIKIRQSVSGYLYRAVYHECINYLRHQKVKAAHQAHTKYQMGSDPGSGNTSGKVMLRELEEKLAAALMALPEKCRTVFQLSRFEELKYQEIADRLNISVKTVENQMGKALRLLRLNLVDFLPLLLILLHL, from the coding sequence ATGGAATTTATAAATCCGGGTAACACTGCAGTACCGGAATTGGAAAACTCTTTAACATTTGAACAAGTTTTTAAAACTCAGTTTAAGGGCTTGCATGCCTATGCATGTACGTTGTTAAAAGATGAAATAATGGCGGAAGAAATGGTGCAGAACGTGTTTTGCAAATTGTGGGAAAAATCCGGGGATATAAAGATCAGGCAGTCAGTGTCCGGTTACCTCTACCGGGCCGTTTATCACGAATGTATTAATTACCTCAGACATCAGAAGGTGAAGGCTGCCCACCAGGCCCACACGAAATACCAGATGGGGAGCGATCCCGGTTCAGGGAATACTTCCGGGAAAGTAATGCTACGAGAGCTGGAAGAGAAGCTGGCAGCGGCTTTGATGGCATTGCCGGAGAAATGCCGTACCGTGTTTCAATTAAGCCGCTTTGAAGAATTAAAATATCAGGAAATAGCCGACCGGCTGAATATCTCTGTAAAAACTGTGGAAAACCAGATGGGCAAAGCATTGCGGCTGCTAAGGCTCAATCTGGTCGATTTTCTGCCCTTGTTATTAATTTTGCTCCACCTGTAA
- a CDS encoding DUF2157 domain-containing protein — MNKGIFEKLHAEGLMDEKELLAVRSTAEQQLFSVHWEIKTMLYLGVLLLSGGLGILIYKNIDTIGHQVILLLIGVICAGCFAYCIRQKAPFSWQKVESPNAFADYALLLGCLTFVTFIGYLQFQYTAFGTAYGLATFIPLTALTLSAYYFDHLGVLSMAITNLAAWLGISLTPLQILSANHFGDDHVIYTGLLLGVFLLAVAAISNRTNLKKHFAFTYQNFGTHILFIALTAAMWSMDDTWFVWFLLMMIAGAWVFSQAFKEHSFYFVMITVLYCYVGISTAVVRLLSMSHNDDGIYVGLLYLIGSAVGVILLLINLNKKIKNAGI, encoded by the coding sequence ATGAACAAAGGGATATTTGAGAAACTCCATGCTGAAGGACTCATGGACGAAAAAGAATTGTTAGCCGTACGATCAACTGCTGAACAGCAACTGTTCTCTGTGCACTGGGAAATAAAAACAATGCTATATCTGGGTGTGCTGCTCCTCAGCGGAGGTTTGGGCATCCTGATATATAAGAACATTGATACCATCGGCCACCAGGTGATCCTCCTGCTCATCGGTGTTATCTGCGCGGGCTGCTTTGCCTACTGTATCCGGCAAAAAGCGCCTTTTTCCTGGCAGAAAGTGGAATCGCCGAATGCTTTCGCCGATTATGCGTTGCTGTTAGGTTGCCTTACCTTCGTTACGTTTATCGGCTACCTGCAATTTCAGTATACTGCATTCGGAACTGCGTATGGACTGGCCACCTTTATTCCCCTGACTGCGCTCACACTCAGCGCTTATTATTTCGATCACCTGGGGGTGTTATCGATGGCCATTACCAACCTCGCTGCCTGGCTGGGTATTTCTCTTACACCGTTGCAAATTCTCTCTGCCAATCATTTCGGCGACGACCACGTCATTTACACCGGCCTGCTGCTCGGCGTATTTCTGCTGGCCGTGGCAGCTATATCTAATCGCACGAATCTGAAAAAACACTTTGCATTTACTTACCAGAACTTCGGTACACATATCCTTTTCATCGCGCTTACCGCTGCCATGTGGTCTATGGATGATACCTGGTTTGTATGGTTCCTGCTGATGATGATAGCCGGGGCCTGGGTATTCTCACAGGCTTTCAAAGAACATTCTTTCTACTTTGTGATGATCACGGTGCTTTACTGTTATGTTGGTATAAGTACTGCCGTAGTTCGTCTGCTTTCGATGTCGCACAACGACGACGGCATCTACGTTGGCCTGCTGTACCTGATAGGATCCGCTGTGGGCGTTATTTTACTATTGATTAACCTCAACAAAAAAATCAAAAATGCTGGCATATAA
- a CDS encoding OmpH family outer membrane protein, producing MKSICTLCILLFGSTAIFAQSKTGYINFQQLIAAMPESKQAGDTLNILQERLSKDGQQLVTEYTRKVNEFDSLQKKLNPAMLEVKVSELKSLQANLQKYKEMSEQTISEKEQQLLAPILDKAKKVLKAVANEKGYTLVIDNSRDAVLVSAETDDLMPAVKAKMGIR from the coding sequence ATGAAATCTATCTGTACACTTTGTATTTTATTATTCGGCAGCACTGCCATTTTCGCTCAGTCAAAAACTGGTTATATCAATTTTCAGCAATTAATCGCTGCCATGCCTGAAAGCAAACAAGCGGGTGATACACTAAACATTTTACAGGAAAGATTAAGTAAAGATGGTCAGCAACTGGTTACCGAATATACCAGGAAGGTGAATGAATTTGATAGTCTGCAGAAGAAGTTAAATCCGGCTATGCTGGAAGTGAAGGTATCGGAACTTAAGAGCCTGCAGGCCAATCTGCAGAAATACAAAGAAATGTCGGAACAGACCATTTCCGAAAAAGAACAACAATTGCTTGCTCCTATCTTAGATAAAGCTAAAAAGGTTTTAAAGGCGGTAGCTAACGAGAAAGGCTACACGCTTGTGATTGATAACTCCAGAGATGCGGTACTTGTGTCCGCAGAAACCGACGATCTGATGCCGGCAGTGAAAGCGAAGATGGGTATCAGGTAG
- a CDS encoding FecR domain-containing protein, giving the protein MKKQSDHINDDLLVKHLLHITTPEEQVAVEEWLAGQEDHRRYFEHFRLIWEESKKLEAVSTVDENEAWARFQQRVGNDRQTARVVKLDTRSPWLGIKRIAAVLIIALGITGAWYMLSRQSHTPPMIVSTGAQIRQDTLPDGSMVVLNKQSSLEYSGTGKQRNVKLAGEAFFNVASDPGKPFVIKINDVSVTVLGTSFNVKNSKGKTEVIVESGAVEVSKNNNSVQLKQHEKAVVADDQSAPVKQSNTDELYNYYRTQSFVCTNTPLWQLVDILNEAYGVNITIANPEKRNVQLNATFTRGSLDSTLKVIALTYEVTIEKNGSQIILK; this is encoded by the coding sequence GTGAAAAAACAATCCGATCATATAAACGACGATTTACTGGTGAAGCATCTGCTGCATATTACCACACCCGAAGAGCAGGTGGCAGTGGAAGAATGGCTGGCCGGGCAGGAAGATCACCGGCGTTATTTTGAACATTTTCGCCTGATCTGGGAAGAGAGCAAGAAGCTCGAAGCTGTAAGCACAGTGGATGAAAATGAAGCCTGGGCGCGTTTTCAACAGCGGGTAGGCAACGACCGGCAAACGGCGCGGGTAGTAAAGCTGGATACCCGTTCGCCCTGGCTGGGGATAAAACGTATCGCTGCAGTATTGATAATAGCACTGGGCATTACCGGAGCCTGGTATATGCTGAGCCGGCAATCCCATACGCCGCCTATGATTGTTAGCACCGGTGCACAGATCAGGCAGGATACATTGCCAGACGGATCTATGGTGGTGCTGAATAAACAATCGAGCCTGGAGTATTCCGGAACGGGTAAACAAAGGAACGTAAAGCTCGCAGGGGAAGCCTTTTTCAATGTGGCCAGCGATCCGGGAAAGCCTTTTGTAATAAAGATCAATGATGTTAGCGTAACCGTACTGGGTACATCCTTTAATGTGAAGAACAGTAAAGGAAAAACGGAAGTAATCGTGGAATCAGGCGCCGTAGAGGTTTCAAAGAACAATAACAGCGTACAGCTGAAGCAGCATGAAAAAGCAGTAGTGGCGGATGATCAGTCGGCGCCTGTTAAACAAAGCAATACCGATGAGCTGTATAACTACTACCGTACACAATCGTTCGTTTGCACCAATACACCACTCTGGCAGCTGGTCGATATCCTGAATGAAGCATATGGCGTGAATATCACGATCGCCAATCCTGAGAAAAGGAATGTACAGCTGAATGCCACTTTTACCAGGGGATCGCTCGACAGTACCCTGAAAGTTATAGCGCTCACTTATGAGGTGACGATAGAAAAAAACGGATCACAAATAATTTTGAAATAA
- a CDS encoding STN and carboxypeptidase regulatory-like domain-containing protein: protein MLLPRPLLIFIFVCSLTLPATAQNLLNKTVSLDARRQPLSQVLNSISKQGNFYFSYLSTVIPQDSIVSISVKNKTVKQVLDMLFTSDYVYKESGNYIIILRRSNVQSYYQISGVVTDKHTGQRLANASVYERTQLISTLTNSDGYFRLRLRDKYPAAAISVSKDLYADTSVMLTTGKDQEIDISISPATYQLKTVDITAGVEKRWFGKMFLSSRQKLTSMNIGGFFADKPYQISLTPGLGSHGRMSGQVVNKFSYNVVGGYAGGVDGLEIGHVFNIVKGDVQYVQVAGVFNIVGGKTRGVQLAGFHNNVIDSMKGVQVAGFSNITEGSLEGVQVTGAVGQVYKNLEGVQVSGAVDIVRGNVDGWQVGGVLTWTGGNTDGAQLSGALNVNKNTLRGLQAAGVANVNGGTMKGVQVATLFNYAKRVDGIQIGLINVADTVTGYSIGIINIVRRGYKKVVLFSTDVMPFNLAWKAGRKELYSIVTGGISPDADNKSWSLGYGIGKEITFNKRLSLTGEFTVENVFLGKWDRDVQVFRLQPSLQVQVAKWIRVFAGPSLAFSSNNSITALPGYRSPDLGAHYPSFWRSDDSRSWLGWQVGISLF from the coding sequence ATGTTACTGCCCAGGCCATTGCTTATTTTTATTTTCGTATGCTCTTTAACGTTACCAGCTACTGCACAAAATCTGTTAAATAAAACAGTTAGCCTGGATGCAAGGCGGCAGCCATTGTCGCAGGTGTTGAACAGCATCAGTAAACAGGGCAATTTTTATTTCTCTTATCTCAGTACGGTAATTCCGCAGGACAGTATTGTGAGCATCTCGGTAAAAAATAAAACGGTAAAACAGGTACTGGATATGTTGTTCACATCTGATTATGTGTATAAAGAATCCGGAAATTACATTATCATCCTGCGGCGATCGAATGTACAGAGTTATTACCAGATCAGCGGGGTCGTCACGGACAAGCATACCGGGCAGCGGTTGGCCAATGCCAGCGTGTATGAACGAACGCAACTCATTTCCACATTAACAAACAGCGATGGCTATTTCAGGCTGCGGTTGAGGGATAAATATCCCGCCGCAGCCATCAGCGTTAGTAAAGACCTGTATGCTGATACATCAGTGATGCTGACTACGGGGAAGGATCAGGAGATTGACATCAGTATTTCTCCCGCCACTTATCAGCTGAAAACGGTGGATATTACAGCAGGGGTGGAAAAGAGATGGTTTGGAAAGATGTTCCTTTCATCGCGGCAAAAGCTCACCAGTATGAACATCGGAGGTTTCTTTGCAGACAAACCATACCAGATATCCCTGACACCAGGTTTGGGATCGCATGGCCGGATGAGCGGACAGGTGGTGAACAAGTTTTCGTACAACGTGGTAGGTGGCTATGCAGGAGGAGTGGATGGTTTGGAAATAGGACATGTCTTCAATATCGTGAAAGGTGATGTTCAGTATGTACAGGTGGCAGGAGTTTTTAACATTGTGGGAGGAAAAACGAGAGGCGTACAGCTGGCGGGTTTTCATAACAATGTGATCGACTCCATGAAAGGAGTGCAGGTGGCGGGTTTCAGCAATATTACCGAAGGCAGCCTGGAAGGAGTACAGGTCACCGGAGCGGTGGGGCAGGTTTATAAAAACCTGGAAGGTGTACAGGTGTCCGGTGCGGTAGATATCGTTCGCGGTAATGTGGATGGCTGGCAGGTAGGAGGTGTGCTGACGTGGACCGGTGGAAATACTGACGGGGCACAGCTGAGCGGGGCGTTGAATGTCAACAAAAACACCCTGCGCGGATTACAGGCAGCCGGTGTTGCTAACGTGAACGGGGGAACGATGAAAGGAGTACAGGTAGCCACTCTCTTTAACTATGCAAAACGGGTAGATGGTATACAGATTGGACTTATTAATGTGGCCGACACCGTGACCGGCTACAGCATCGGCATCATCAATATTGTGCGCAGAGGATATAAAAAAGTGGTGTTGTTCAGTACAGATGTGATGCCATTCAATCTTGCCTGGAAAGCAGGCCGCAAGGAACTGTACAGCATTGTAACGGGAGGAATCAGTCCGGATGCGGATAATAAATCATGGTCGCTCGGCTATGGTATAGGAAAAGAAATCACTTTCAATAAAAGGCTTTCTTTAACAGGGGAATTCACCGTAGAGAATGTTTTCCTGGGCAAATGGGACCGCGATGTACAGGTATTCCGGTTGCAGCCTTCCCTGCAGGTGCAGGTCGCGAAATGGATCCGGGTATTTGCAGGGCCTTCGCTGGCATTTTCTTCCAATAACAGTATAACAGCATTGCCGGGTTACCGTTCGCCCGACCTCGGGGCACACTATCCGTCGTTCTGGCGGAGTGATGATTCCAGGTCCTGGTTGGGCTGGCAGGTGGGTATCAGTCTTTTTTAA
- a CDS encoding HAMP domain-containing sensor histidine kinase, whose amino-acid sequence MFKQFIGWKFVLAAIAVLIIGTTIWFVSNLSRNIREEERKKVATWVEANREVLQADTDANLNLAVDIMTNNTTIPLILTDEEGHILDSRNLDTMLIRQDPAYLPAQLKAFQRQHPPFIMEVDARQKKYNYVYYGDSLILRQIRYYPYIQLTVVTLFIGLALFALSSTNRATQNQVWVGLAKETAHQLGTPLSSMEAWLEILRENEANRTIVTELSKDVDRLKLITDRFSKIGSVPKLEETDIVTQLENMVAYIRKRAPQKVQINIHTAEDELPSMISPPLFDWVVENLLKNALDAMEGKGNIDITIENHPTFITIDIADTGKGISKINFEKVFKPGFSTKKRGWGLGLSLARRIIEEYHRGRLYVKSSEVNKGTVFRILLRK is encoded by the coding sequence ATGTTTAAACAATTCATTGGGTGGAAGTTCGTACTGGCCGCCATAGCAGTGCTGATCATTGGTACTACTATCTGGTTTGTCAGCAACCTGTCCAGGAATATCCGGGAAGAAGAAAGAAAAAAAGTGGCAACCTGGGTAGAAGCAAATCGGGAAGTACTACAGGCCGATACCGATGCCAATCTCAACCTGGCGGTGGATATCATGACCAACAATACCACCATCCCGCTCATATTAACAGATGAGGAAGGACATATACTCGACAGCCGGAACCTTGATACAATGCTTATCAGGCAGGATCCTGCCTATCTTCCCGCCCAACTGAAAGCATTTCAGCGGCAGCATCCACCGTTTATCATGGAAGTAGATGCCAGGCAGAAAAAATACAACTATGTCTATTACGGCGATTCGCTCATTCTGCGACAGATCAGGTACTATCCGTACATCCAGCTCACTGTGGTAACCCTGTTCATTGGCCTGGCATTGTTTGCGCTTTCCAGCACCAACCGGGCCACTCAGAACCAGGTTTGGGTAGGCCTTGCCAAAGAAACGGCCCACCAGCTTGGCACCCCTCTTTCGTCGATGGAAGCCTGGCTGGAAATCCTCCGCGAAAATGAGGCCAACCGGACTATCGTTACTGAGCTATCCAAAGATGTAGACCGGCTCAAACTGATCACCGACCGTTTCTCCAAGATAGGCAGCGTGCCCAAACTGGAGGAAACCGATATCGTTACCCAGCTGGAGAACATGGTGGCTTATATCCGCAAACGAGCGCCCCAGAAAGTGCAGATTAATATACATACAGCAGAGGATGAATTGCCATCGATGATCTCTCCCCCTTTATTCGACTGGGTGGTCGAGAACCTGCTGAAAAACGCGCTGGATGCGATGGAGGGCAAGGGTAATATCGATATCACCATAGAAAATCATCCTACATTTATTACGATAGATATTGCCGATACGGGAAAGGGGATTTCTAAAATAAACTTTGAGAAAGTTTTCAAACCCGGATTCAGTACGAAAAAAAGAGGCTGGGGCCTTGGGTTGTCATTGGCGAGAAGGATTATTGAAGAATACCACCGGGGACGGCTGTACGTTAAATCGTCGGAAGTTAATAAGGGCACGGTTTTCCGGATATTGCTCAGGAAATAA
- a CDS encoding TMEM175 family protein, whose translation MSKKIEYNQVAGQRIQRTEALSDGVFAIAMTLLVLDLKVPVSDALHSDKELLQALAAMGPKILTYFIGFMTMGIFWVGQSSQLAFIEKSERRLTWVSIFFLAFVSLVPFTTAFLSEHINSWVAIVLYWLNILVLGTLLYIHWVCAYGSGFVTVTGEEGAHLNKAILRRIVTAQLLYASGAVAGVIYPLAGVGFIFLIQLNYALGLTMLIRKLFGGKHNDNITSTPHS comes from the coding sequence ATGAGCAAAAAAATAGAATACAACCAGGTGGCTGGTCAGCGTATACAACGTACAGAGGCATTGAGCGACGGCGTATTTGCCATTGCGATGACGTTGCTGGTACTTGATCTGAAAGTTCCGGTGAGCGACGCGTTGCATTCGGATAAAGAATTATTGCAGGCGCTGGCAGCTATGGGCCCTAAGATCCTGACCTATTTCATTGGTTTTATGACCATGGGGATCTTTTGGGTGGGACAGTCGTCGCAATTGGCTTTTATTGAGAAATCTGAACGGAGATTAACCTGGGTATCGATTTTCTTTCTGGCTTTTGTGTCGTTGGTACCGTTTACAACTGCGTTCCTGAGTGAGCATATAAATTCATGGGTGGCTATTGTATTGTACTGGCTGAACATCCTGGTATTGGGGACATTGTTATATATCCACTGGGTATGTGCTTATGGCAGCGGGTTTGTGACGGTGACGGGAGAAGAGGGTGCGCACCTGAATAAGGCGATATTGCGCCGTATTGTGACCGCGCAGTTGCTATATGCCAGTGGTGCTGTAGCAGGAGTGATATATCCGCTGGCGGGAGTCGGTTTTATTTTCCTGATACAACTGAATTATGCACTTGGCCTGACAATGCTTATCCGCAAATTGTTTGGGGGGAAGCATAATGATAATATAACCTCCACTCCTCACAGTTAG
- a CDS encoding helix-turn-helix domain-containing protein: protein MEAILEKPTRSEQKIAKRLRKKVSEALAELTKNTKGTITLRIDDIEEDLDVPKSAFQLFFTILDNMAEGNPIALILSGKKDDISTQQAADLLGVSRPHIVHLLERGEIPHFKVGTHRRIHLSDLIAFDKKMKKNRADKLDLLAAQAQALNMGY from the coding sequence ATGGAAGCTATACTGGAGAAACCGACCAGGAGCGAACAAAAAATCGCTAAAAGGCTCCGAAAGAAAGTGTCAGAGGCGTTAGCTGAATTGACAAAAAATACAAAAGGAACAATAACCCTGAGAATTGACGATATAGAGGAAGATTTGGATGTACCCAAATCTGCATTTCAACTTTTCTTTACCATCCTGGATAACATGGCGGAGGGGAATCCTATTGCCTTAATACTCTCAGGGAAAAAGGATGACATCAGTACCCAGCAGGCCGCAGACCTGCTGGGGGTTTCACGCCCGCATATTGTGCATCTACTGGAAAGAGGAGAGATACCTCATTTCAAAGTTGGTACTCACCGTAGAATTCATTTAAGCGACCTGATTGCATTCGATAAAAAAATGAAAAAGAACCGGGCCGATAAATTAGACTTGTTGGCTGCACAGGCACAAGCACTTAATATGGGCTATTGA
- a CDS encoding PepSY-associated TM helix domain-containing protein, giving the protein MFKRTDKLKKKRHQSLFKTVVAKLHLWLGLGAGAIVLIVSITGCLFVFQKEVNDYYYRKTLFITPATTPLLPVSELKKKAEAVLGPAKHIRNITTYTAPDRAWEFMAYKGNDTALTYFGAVEYYETVVINPYTGNVTGVIDYKHNFFLIVKSLHWSLLLNTPYGQPIVGWATFIFVILLITGLIMWWPKKWNKSTREKSFKIKWKAGGKRVNYDLHNVLGFYAMMIALVIALTGMVWAFKWFQATVYVVASGSVTPPARDQQESVKQQVLLTGDPLDKSFEQARVLLKGAKRIFIYPAATENGVHRIGGYKGAETYYGADELQFDQYSAKLLGRRNDTHKNRGEKLLEMNYDIHVGAIGGLAGKILVFFAGLICASLPVTGFYVWWNKRNKPSRKPVMIRETVQPEHCK; this is encoded by the coding sequence ATGTTTAAAAGAACGGATAAGCTAAAAAAGAAGCGGCATCAGTCGCTCTTCAAGACTGTTGTAGCAAAACTGCACCTCTGGCTTGGGCTGGGGGCGGGCGCCATTGTGCTGATCGTCAGCATTACAGGGTGCCTGTTTGTATTCCAGAAAGAAGTGAACGACTATTACTACCGAAAGACCCTGTTCATAACCCCTGCCACAACACCGCTATTGCCGGTGAGCGAACTGAAGAAGAAAGCAGAAGCGGTACTGGGACCTGCTAAACACATCAGAAATATTACCACCTATACTGCTCCGGACCGGGCCTGGGAGTTTATGGCCTATAAAGGCAATGATACCGCGCTGACCTATTTTGGAGCCGTAGAATACTATGAGACGGTTGTGATCAACCCTTACACCGGCAACGTGACGGGCGTGATTGACTATAAACATAATTTCTTCCTCATCGTAAAATCCCTCCACTGGAGCCTGTTGCTGAATACCCCATACGGACAGCCAATCGTAGGATGGGCCACCTTTATATTCGTTATCCTGCTGATTACCGGGCTGATTATGTGGTGGCCTAAGAAATGGAATAAAAGCACCCGGGAAAAGAGCTTTAAGATCAAATGGAAGGCCGGAGGCAAACGGGTGAACTACGATCTCCACAATGTACTGGGCTTTTACGCTATGATGATAGCCCTCGTGATTGCACTTACCGGAATGGTATGGGCATTTAAATGGTTTCAGGCCACTGTATATGTGGTCGCTTCCGGTAGCGTAACACCGCCTGCGCGCGATCAGCAGGAGTCTGTTAAGCAGCAGGTACTACTAACCGGCGATCCGCTGGATAAGTCGTTTGAGCAGGCAAGAGTGCTGCTGAAAGGCGCTAAACGGATCTTCATTTATCCGGCTGCAACAGAGAACGGAGTCCATCGTATTGGTGGATATAAAGGAGCGGAAACCTATTACGGAGCGGATGAGCTGCAATTCGACCAATATTCAGCCAAATTGCTGGGGCGCCGTAACGACACGCATAAGAACAGGGGAGAGAAGTTGTTGGAGATGAACTACGATATCCATGTGGGGGCCATTGGCGGATTAGCCGGGAAGATCCTGGTATTTTTCGCAGGTTTGATCTGTGCATCTCTTCCGGTAACGGGATTCTATGTATGGTGGAATAAACGGAATAAGCCTTCCAGAAAGCCCGTAATGATTCGGGAAACGGTGCAACCGGAACATTGTAAATAA